The Candidatus Neomarinimicrobiota bacterium genome segment GAGCGAAAGTGTTGGCGCAGGGGGGCTTGAGTCAGGTTTATCTGCGCCAACCACCGGCGCAGTTACCGGATTGATTATTGATGCAAGAGGGCTCGGCGTTCGCCCTGCCATGTCTCCGCAAGTACTGGATCAAAATGGTGGAATTGTGTACGGACCAAATAATTATGACAGGAAATATGCTGTTACTAATGGTGTGGCGGGATATTCCAAAACACCCGAATCTGCTTCAAAGGATCAAAGAGTTATGGGGAATCCGCTGATTGTCAAAGCTGTAGCTACCGCCGGTACGAACAAAACAGATGTAGTGATCGGAAACTCAGACATTATGAAAATCAAATCGGCAGATTCCAGCTATGGTGTTCTGCGAGACTGTCGCGTTTTGATTATTCTTGATTGAACAATAATACAAAGGGTAAATGAAAATGAAATTTAGAATTTATGTAACACTTGCAATCTTTGGGTTTATGACCTTGGTGCTCGCCCAGGAAGAAGCCATTAATGAGGCAATGGAAAAAGATGATTCAAAGGATTTAATGATCGGGCAAATTGCGCCAAAGTGGGCACTTAAAACTAATCCCGATAAGATTAATTTTGAATTCTTAAGAAAATGGACTGTCGGAAAAGATGAACGGCTTTTACGTCCGCAATCCCAACCAAACAGACATGCAGTGTTGATGAGTTTTTTTGCAACTTGGTGCTCACCCTGTATGAAAGAATTACCCATATTGGAAGAGGTCTATAAAAAATATAAAGATAAACAAATCAAATTTTTTCTGATTGATATTACTGAGGCAACACGCGGGAACCCTGGATACGAAAACATGCCAAAGGCCGGGCCATTCCTTAAAGAAAAAGGTGTTACGATGGAAATTTTATATGATTTACGCGGGAAAGTGATGGAAAATTATAATGCACAAACATTACCCAGATTGTTTATTGTGGACGGTTACCAAACACTTCGCATGACTAGGAAAGGATTTCACGAAGGGGAAGAAGAAATATTTAAGAAAGAATTATCTGAAATTATAGACGAACTTTTGGCTGAATTGCCGGATTCGGAATAATTAATGTGAACAGCATCACAGTAAATAATGTAAAAATTGCGTAAACTGAATCTGAATTGAAACTAAAAAGGAACCATTTCATGAATGCAACTAAATCAATCAATCAATTTTTTCTTCCAGTATTAATGCTAATTAGCTTTGCTGAGGCACTTGATAAATCTACGGCAGCTGTACTGGATTTTGACGCACGAGGCATTTCTGCGTTGGAAGCCCAAACCCTTACAGATC includes the following:
- a CDS encoding TlpA family protein disulfide reductase — its product is MKFRIYVTLAIFGFMTLVLAQEEAINEAMEKDDSKDLMIGQIAPKWALKTNPDKINFEFLRKWTVGKDERLLRPQSQPNRHAVLMSFFATWCSPCMKELPILEEVYKKYKDKQIKFFLIDITEATRGNPGYENMPKAGPFLKEKGVTMEILYDLRGKVMENYNAQTLPRLFIVDGYQTLRMTRKGFHEGEEEIFKKELSEIIDELLAELPDSE